The Crocinitomicaceae bacterium genome includes a region encoding these proteins:
- a CDS encoding M28 family peptidase produces the protein MKKFLVGLFVILSVGLRANTDSVFIRSIYNEALASGECYENLRSLCKDVGARVTGSAEAKMAIKWGFDLLSSYGFDNVYLQEIKVPHWERGNTEAGWILNEQGDFSKLNILALGGSVGTDGLMEGEVILVESVTDLENFTKDQIKGKIVFFNKPFDQTQISTFKAYGACIDQRWDGATKASLLEAKAVIIRSLAQSTDEHAHTGSMHYEEGVVQIPAAAISTVDADRLTEWLKNGKVFLRMEMDCRFFPDEISYNVIAEMTGHEDDKIITFGGHLDSWDTGEGAHDDGAGIVHCIEAIRILHKLKYYNNHTLRCVLFMNEENGNFGGKYYAELASENKEEHICAIESDRGGFLPIGFDIQGTTEQVAMVQEFKDVLYDFELYRFEPGYSGVDIRPLLQHYPGMVQLGMVINSQEYFDYHHAETDVFESVNKRELELGSAAMATMIYLMDKYL, from the coding sequence ATGAAAAAATTTCTGGTAGGATTGTTTGTGATTCTGAGTGTTGGATTAAGAGCCAACACGGATTCTGTTTTTATCCGGTCAATTTATAATGAAGCGCTTGCATCAGGTGAGTGTTATGAAAATTTGCGGTCGCTGTGTAAAGATGTTGGTGCCCGGGTTACCGGTTCAGCTGAAGCAAAAATGGCTATCAAGTGGGGATTTGATTTATTGTCATCATACGGTTTTGATAATGTCTATTTGCAGGAAATTAAAGTTCCTCATTGGGAAAGAGGGAACACTGAGGCCGGCTGGATACTAAATGAACAAGGAGATTTTTCCAAGTTAAATATTCTTGCCCTTGGCGGTTCAGTTGGTACTGACGGTTTGATGGAGGGTGAGGTAATTCTGGTGGAGTCAGTTACTGATTTGGAAAATTTCACAAAGGATCAAATCAAAGGAAAAATTGTTTTTTTTAATAAGCCATTTGATCAAACACAAATATCCACGTTCAAAGCTTACGGTGCTTGTATAGATCAACGCTGGGATGGCGCCACCAAAGCATCTTTACTTGAAGCAAAAGCGGTTATAATTCGTTCTCTGGCTCAATCAACCGATGAACACGCTCATACCGGATCAATGCATTATGAAGAAGGTGTAGTGCAAATTCCGGCTGCAGCAATTAGTACAGTTGATGCGGACAGGTTGACTGAGTGGTTAAAAAATGGAAAAGTTTTTTTGAGAATGGAAATGGATTGTCGTTTTTTTCCGGATGAAATATCCTACAATGTGATTGCTGAAATGACCGGTCATGAAGATGATAAGATTATCACCTTTGGAGGGCATCTTGATTCATGGGACACCGGTGAAGGTGCGCATGATGATGGTGCCGGTATTGTGCATTGTATTGAGGCTATTCGCATTCTACACAAATTAAAGTATTACAATAATCATACGCTGCGTTGTGTATTATTCATGAATGAAGAAAATGGAAATTTTGGAGGTAAATATTATGCAGAATTGGCCAGTGAAAATAAAGAAGAACATATCTGTGCTATTGAAAGTGACCGCGGTGGATTTTTACCAATAGGTTTTGATATTCAGGGAACAACTGAACAAGTTGCCATGGTGCAAGAATTTAAAGACGTGTTATATGATTTTGAATTGTACCGATTTGAACCCGGCTACAGTGGAGTTGATATTCGTCCATTGTTACAGCATTATCCGGGCATGGTGCAATTGGGTATGGTAATCAATTCACAAGAATATTTTGATTATCATCACGCAGAGACGGATGTATTTGAAAGTGTAAATAAGAGAGAACTTGAATTGGGATCGGCCGCCATGGCAACCATGATTTATTTGATGGATAAGTATTTGTAA
- a CDS encoding PorP/SprF family type IX secretion system membrane protein: MKNNVIKSVIISLSLSGSAMAQDIHFSQFDMAPLQQNPALAGALFGVEAIVNYKDQWRAIGAPYKTFAVSYDMRLTKKRNTQGFLSMGAHVFTDKSGDSEMGTTMGNLSVAYHIQLDEYNTLGAGIQPGFFQRSIDFTGLQWGNQFDGMHYDASLPTGEMSGTQVFTKYDVGAGLLWTFNNTRGDIYVTDNHDWNAHAGFSVFHISTPKYSFINTGEQLYMKFVLHGGLTKSLGDSKVAINPSFFFYKQGPAHELYIGAMFRTLLTQDSKFTGFKSASALYFGGYYRTRDAITFRLLYEYAGWGFGISYDVNTSSLKEATNTRGGLELSLRMVTSLSNNLGSNHSRY, translated from the coding sequence ATGAAAAATAACGTGATCAAATCTGTCATCATCAGTCTGAGTCTTTCAGGATCTGCCATGGCACAGGATATCCATTTTTCACAGTTTGATATGGCTCCGTTGCAACAAAATCCTGCACTTGCGGGTGCGCTTTTTGGTGTTGAAGCTATCGTCAATTATAAAGATCAGTGGAGAGCAATTGGAGCGCCTTACAAAACATTTGCTGTCAGTTATGATATGCGTTTGACTAAAAAAAGAAATACGCAAGGTTTCTTGTCAATGGGTGCGCATGTGTTTACAGATAAATCAGGTGACTCAGAAATGGGTACCACTATGGGAAATCTTTCCGTTGCATATCACATTCAGCTTGATGAGTACAATACATTGGGCGCAGGAATTCAACCTGGATTTTTTCAACGCAGTATTGATTTTACCGGCTTACAATGGGGAAATCAATTTGATGGAATGCACTATGATGCCTCTCTGCCAACCGGAGAAATGAGCGGAACTCAAGTGTTCACCAAATATGATGTTGGAGCCGGATTGCTTTGGACGTTCAATAATACACGCGGAGATATTTACGTAACAGATAATCATGACTGGAATGCGCACGCAGGTTTTTCTGTATTTCATATTTCAACGCCAAAATATTCTTTTATCAATACCGGTGAGCAATTGTATATGAAATTTGTTTTGCACGGTGGTTTGACAAAAAGTTTAGGTGATTCAAAAGTTGCTATCAATCCAAGTTTCTTTTTCTATAAACAAGGGCCGGCGCATGAATTATATATTGGCGCTATGTTTAGAACACTGCTCACGCAAGATAGTAAATTCACCGGTTTCAAAAGTGCATCTGCGCTTTATTTTGGTGGATACTATCGTACAAGGGATGCCATTACGTTCAGATTATTATATGAATATGCAGGATGGGGATTTGGTATCAGCTATGATGTAAATACTTCAAGCCTTAAGGAGGCTACCAATACCCGCGGTGGTCTTGAACTTTCATTAAGAATGGTGACTTCACTTTCAAATAATCTGGGAAGTAACCACTCAAGGTATTAA